The following proteins are co-located in the Palaemon carinicauda isolate YSFRI2023 chromosome 3, ASM3689809v2, whole genome shotgun sequence genome:
- the LOC137632993 gene encoding uncharacterized protein, translating into MTDVLTNTAVATGVSMRTVQHLKQLNMTLCDGIFRSPKPKKRTSTVVDQVDNFDRECIKREILSFYERGELPTISSLLERIKEPPVNFRGSRSSLYKLVRIMGFRFRKVMSGRKFLMERSDIVNARNKYLREIKRNRESLNPRPEVYLDETWVNQNLSIERCWTNEDGTVGPKLKSEKGARFIMIHAGGSHGFIDGAFLMFKSKNGAKGDYHDSMDCKTFKFWFENQLLPNINNQSLIIMDNAPYHSKILNKVPTISNKKCQILQWLESNKIDHDPAITKLELLKICKLHKEREIYEIDQIAANHGHRVLRLPPYHCMFNPIELIWAQVKTEIKKGNSHSSQSLKNVEKNTQEAINHVTPHHWQNAMRHVRKIETDYRAKDAALDHLLDQFIINIESDESMSEDEMCV; encoded by the coding sequence ATGACCGATGTTTTAACAAACACCGCAGTTGCAACAGGCGTCTCAATGCGAACAGTTCAACACCTCAAACAATTGAATATGACATTATGTGATGGTATATTTCGCTCACCTAAGCCCAAAAAGAGAACATCTACAGTTGTGGATCAGGTTGACAATTTTGACAGggaatgtataaagagagagatccTTTCTTTTTATGAGAGAGGAGAACTACCCACGATATCCTCCTTGTTAGAAAGAATAAAAGAGCCTCCTGTAAATTTCAGAGGTTCAAGGAGTTCTCTATATAAATTAGTTAGAATTATGGGATTTAGGTTTAGAAAAGTCATGAGTGGGAGAAAATTCCTAATGGAGAGAAGTGACATTGTTAATGCCAGGAATAAATAtcttagagaaataaaaagaaacagagaAAGTCTAAACCCTAGACCAGAAGTATATCTAGACGAGACTTGGGTAAACCAAAATCTTAGCATAGAACGGTGTTGGACAAATGAAGACGGAACAGTAGGACCTAAGCTAAAATCTGAGAAAGGAGCAAGGTTTATAATGATACATGCTGGGGGTAGTCATGGTTTTATAGATGGAGCCTTTCTTATGTTCAAGTCAAAAAATGGAGCAAAGGGGGATTATCATGACTCCATGGAttgtaaaacatttaaattttgGTTTGAAAATCAGCTTCTTCCTAACATAAATAATCAGTCCCTAATCATTATGGATAATGCTCCATATCACTCTAAAATATTAAACAAAGTTCCAACAATTAGCAACAAAAAGTGCCAAATACTTCAGTGGTTAGAGTCAAATAAGATTGATCATGATCCTGCTATTACAAAACTAGAACTGCTCAAGATATGCAAGCTTCATAAGGaaagagaaatatatgaaatagatcAAATAGCTGCTAATCACGGCCACAGAGTACTAAGATTGCCACCCTATCACTGCATGTTCAATCCAATAGAACTAATTTGGGCCCaagtaaaaacagaaattaaaaaaggGAATTCTCATAGTAGCCAGTCtttgaaaaatgttgaaaaaaatacgCAAGAAGCAATTAATCATGTAACCCCACACCACTGGCAAAATGCTATGAGGCATGTGAGGAAAATTGAAACTGACTATCGAGCCAAGGATGCGGCTCTTGACCATTTGCTTGATCAATTCATAATTAATATAGAGTCTGATGAAAGCATGAGTGAAGATgaaatgtgtgtatag